TTGGTCAGTATGATATTTATCGCACTATACTATTAGAATTAGAGCCAGAACGTATACTGTATTTAGCTGTTGCCAAACGAGTTTATGAGGGGATTTTTTCAGAACGCTTAGGTCAGCTAATTGTCAATCGAATACAGATAAAACTTATTGTATTTGACGAAAAAAATGAGAGGGTTTGGCAATGGATAAATTAACTAAATATCGGGAAATTGTCAGACAAATAATCAATGAATACGCCAAGCATAAACCTTATCACGGCAAAATCGATCCTTTACCAATTATTGACACAGAAAATGACCGTTATCAAGTTGTACAAGTAGGCTGGGATGGAGTGCGGCGCGTACATGGCTGTACTGTGCATCTTGATATTATTGGTGAAAAAGTTTGGATTCAATATGATGGTTGTTCTCAACCTTTAGCACAAGCACTTATAGATGCAGGTGTACCTAAAGAAGATATTGTATTAGCTTTTCATCCAGAAGAATTACGACAATATACGGGTTTTGCCGTGTATTGAATTTTTGATTAAGCAATCTAGCCACATGGGTAGTTGTGGGTGAATAATTACGAATTACAAATTATCAATTCAATCGCTCCACCTGAAATGTAAAGTGTGTTATGCCGTAGTCTAACGCACCGTTAATTGCCGCTTATAGTGAAAAATTTCAGGTACGCGGTGATAGCGATGTATCCATTTAACAACAGCATTGGGCGATCGCTCTAATTAATTGAATTTTCTATAGTATCATCTACCCCTTGTTGCTATTATTTTTTG
The genomic region above belongs to Calothrix sp. NIES-2098 and contains:
- a CDS encoding fdxN element excision controlling factor protein, translated to MDKLTKYREIVRQIINEYAKHKPYHGKIDPLPIIDTENDRYQVVQVGWDGVRRVHGCTVHLDIIGEKVWIQYDGCSQPLAQALIDAGVPKEDIVLAFHPEELRQYTGFAVY